One Arthrobacter sp. FW306-07-I genomic window carries:
- a CDS encoding TetR/AcrR family transcriptional regulator, with protein sequence MPKIVDADARRQDVVQAVLRIIAVDGLERASLREVADEAGLAVGSVRHYFQGSEELLAFSFGTVVDRVVSRLEGLLPPVRDAAAGSPEQRGAVLTLLGGVLPLDEETAMDACAWLAFKNAARIRPFLAAEADRSHREVAAIVGGVVASLLPHDEPQENLVVEAERLLATLDGLCMHALLQPAWMTAQMCRDVLERHLDGLVR encoded by the coding sequence GTGCCCAAAATAGTTGACGCCGACGCCAGGCGGCAGGATGTTGTCCAGGCGGTTCTCCGCATTATCGCCGTCGACGGGCTGGAGCGTGCTTCGCTGCGGGAGGTGGCGGATGAAGCCGGGCTGGCGGTTGGTTCGGTCCGGCACTACTTCCAGGGGAGCGAGGAGCTGCTGGCCTTCTCCTTCGGCACGGTGGTTGACCGGGTCGTTTCCCGGTTGGAGGGACTCCTGCCGCCGGTGCGGGACGCGGCCGCCGGCAGCCCTGAGCAGCGCGGCGCTGTTTTAACCCTCCTGGGCGGCGTCCTTCCCCTGGACGAGGAAACAGCCATGGACGCCTGCGCCTGGCTGGCTTTCAAGAACGCCGCTCGGATCAGGCCCTTCCTTGCGGCCGAAGCCGACCGGAGCCACCGTGAAGTGGCGGCCATCGTGGGCGGCGTGGTGGCCTCGCTGCTCCCGCATGACGAACCGCAGGAGAACCTGGTGGTCGAGGCCGAACGGCTCCTGGCCACACTGGACGGTCTGTGCATGCATGCCCTGCTGCAACCCGCGTGGATGACCGCGCAGATGTGCCGCGACGTCCTGGAGCGGCACCTGGACGGGCTGGTCCGTTAA